TGTGGATGATGATGTGAATAAAACGCATTTGAAAGTCATGGGGCTACCTGTTTGGGGGTCTACAAAAGAAATTAAGCGTATTGTCAAAGCGAAAGGAATCGATGAAATTATTATTGCGGTTCCTTCACTGGGTAAGAAAGGGGTTCAGAGCATTTATCAGGAATGCTCGAAAATCGATGTAACAGTGAAAATTATGCCGAAAATTGAAGATGTGATGACAGGTAAAGTAGCTGTTAATGATATGCGAGAAGTAGAGATCAACGACTTGCTAGGGCGTGATGAGGTAAAGCTTGATATGATTGCTATCTCTGGAAAACTAACGGGCAAAGTTATATTAGTAACAGGTGCGGGTGGCTCCATTGGTTCGGAAATTTGCCGCCAAGTGATGAAGTTCCAACCGAGAAAACTAATATTGTTAGGTCATGGGGAAAACTCGATTTATACCATTCATATGGAATTATCCGGGAAAATCGGTAAGGATATTGAGCTTGTACCCGTTATTGCGGATATCCAAGATAGAGAACGAATTTTTGAAATCGTACAGCACTATCAACCGGATGTCATTTACCACGCAGCAGCTCACAAACATGTTCCTTTAATGGAATATAATCCACGTGAAGCGATGAAAAATAACATTTTTGGTACGAAAAATGTTGCCGAAGCAGCGCATGAATATGGTGTCGGTAATTTTGTGATGATTTCAACGGATAAGGCAGTCAACCCACCGAATGTGATGGGAGCAACAAAACGCGTTGCAGAAATGGTTGTCCAAAATTTAGCGAAAACAAGTAGCACAAAATTTGCTGCGGTACGATTTGGTAATGTTCTTGGTTCTCGAGGTTCTGTTATTCCACTCTTTAAAAAGCAAATTGCTGGTGGTGGTCCGGTAACGGTTACGCATCAAGATATGACCCGTTATTTTATGACCATTCCAGAAGCATCACGTCTTGTTTTACAGGCGGGTACCCTAGGTGGAAATGGGGAAATCTTTGTTCTTGATATGGGCGAGCCTGTGAAAATTGTAGATTTAGCGCGTAATCTGATTCAGTTATCCGGTTTGGAAGATGAAATCAAGATTGAATTTACGGGGTTACGTTCAGGTGAAAAAATGTTCGAGGAGCTATTGAACGAGGAAGAAATCCAAGAAGAGCATATATTTCCGGGAATTCATATTGGGCGAGTCAATGTACTTGAGACGAGCAGTCTTTACGAATTGCTTGATTGTATAAAATACATGCCTGAAGAAGAATTAAAAGCAACACTATTAGGGGTTGCTAATAATAAACTAGTCGAAATGAGTTTATAGTACCAAGTAACATGTATTTTGCATACATGATGAAACGATGGATTTTACTGTTCTGGTTATAGTAGGGGATAAAAAAATGAAAATACAAATACTTATTTATATATTGGGCTATAGTTTCGTATATTTCCTATTGTCGACCGGTTTATATTTTCTCAGTGTAACGAGTGGCTATAATGGACTATCACTGCCGATATTTGGCGGTGGAGATGATGGGCAATTTTATTATGAACAGGCAATGAACTTCGCAAATGGTGAGCCCTATATTTATACTTCTATACATGTATGGGTACTGGGCATGATTTTAGATATTTTTAATACTGAAAGTGTAATGATTTTACGGCTTTATAACTTTATATCGAATATTTTAATAATCATTTTGTCACTGCTCATTTTAAAGAAAATAAGCAAGGATCAAACTTTCCATATGGCTGCTACGATATTAGTGCTATTTTTGGCGTTGTATCCAAGTTTACTTTTAAATTCAACACTTTCAATTTATCGAGATTCATGGATTTATGCGTTTTTCTTATGGGCTACATACTTGTTTATTAATCTATTCATTAGTAAAGGCAAATGGCCGAAAGTAATTAATCTGCTGCTTTTAGTGTTTGTTCTAATCATGCTTGGTGGCTATAGAAAGTATGCATTATTAAGCTTTGTAATTGCTTCTATGGTCTACTTATTTATTAATTTGATTAGTAAGAAAAAAGTGAGCCTCATTAAAATCGGTGGGCTATTATTTGTCGGTGTATCTGTATTTTATTTATTGTTTCGCAACTTTAAATTCCCAGTAGTAGGGCTTTCATTTTCGGATGTGCTGCAATATAGGCAGGCAAGTATGGAGTTAGGTGGAAGTCAGATGGGGATATCTTTAGAGCATTCGAATATTTTTTTATTTTACGCAAATTATTTATATAGTATTTTGAGTAATTTTATTGGACCTTTTCCTTGGCAAATTACGGGTGGCTCGACATTACTATTGATGATAACAGAGGGGATTTTATTTTTCTTTATTAGTATTTATTTAGTAAAAAAGATAAAAGTCTTTTCTAAAATCGAATTATTTTTATTTATCCAGGCGGTTGTATGGTTCTTATTAATTAGTATTTCAAACGACAATTTTGGGACGGGTTCTAGACTAAGAATCGTTGGTTGGTTACCATTACTCATTATCTTCGTGAAATATTACTCAGAAGGAATATATAGAAGGAAGTTAAACAGTAAGCGAGTTTAGTGCAGTAAGGAGCTTTTTAGATGCCTAAGATTTCGGTAATTATCCCCATTTATAATAAAGGGAATCGATTAAAAACTACGATTCAATCGGTTTTAGACCAAAGTTATCAGGATTTTGAATTAATTTTAATCAATGATGGTTCAACTGATAATACTGATGAAATCATCCAATTTTATAAAGAGCAATATCCAACTAAAATTAACTGCTATTCTCAAACGAACAAAGGGGTTTCAGCAACACGTAATTTTGGAATGACTGTATCAAAAGGAGACTATATTTCATTTTTAGATGCAGATGATTCTTATCATCGTGATTTTTTGCAAGAAACAATGGCGCAAGTTAATGAAAAGTGCAGCGATGTTATTTTAACAAAACATCATAAACAGTATTTAAGTAATGGCAAATTAATCAAGTCAAAAATGAAAACAAATAGCCGCGATATTCTAAAAGATTTTATTTTAGGTAAAATAGATGCCAATACAGATTCTTGGTTAATTAAGAAAACCTTATTGAATAATCATCAAATCTGTTTTAACGAGGCGTTAACTTTTGGGGAAGACATGCTATTTTTTATAGAGGTTTTATTAAATGCGCAAAATCCTAGCTCTGTGTTAAAAGAGTTAACCACGTATAATATAGGCGTTGAAGATTCATTAAGCTCGAATTCGGTAGATAAAATTTACAAAGATATTGAATGGATCACATTAGCGGTACAATATATTTCGAAGCATTGCAACGATGAAGCAAGAAAATTAGCTTTAGTAGGTGCATTAGAAAGCTATCGATTACCCGCTGCAATTGTTTATCGATTGCATTTGAATAAAGAAGCTGAAAATTATAGCGAGCATAAGACAGCGCTTATGAAATATATTAATAAGTTTCGATTTAACAATGGCCTCAGAAGTATAAAGTTGTTTAAAGCGATTCGGCTACTTTAAATGTAGACGAAAAAGACAATGGGCATACCCAAAATAATTGCACAACTAGCAGGGTGAATGAAGTCATTCATCCTTGTTTAGATTATTGGGTAAAATTTCATTTATACATAGGCAGTGAAATTATTGAATGATGTACTGTGGCAAAGGTAGCTATTAACTACAATAGATAGGCTTCAAAAAAAATATTAAGGATCTAAAGAATGAATCAATTAAAAATAGGAATTGTTTTAAATTATGTTTCAGTAGCTGCAACATTTATTATTGGCTTGTTATATACACCATTCCTGATTCGCACATTAGGACAAGCTGATTATGGAATATACGCATTAGCATTAGCGATTGCTGGTTATTTATCATTGCTTGATTTAGGGATAGGGAATGCCATAGTAAGGTATATCGCACAAAACCAAGCAATCGGTACGAAGAAAAAAGAAGCTCAATTAGTGGGTTATTTCTTTAAAATTTTTTCGTATATCGGACTAGCTACTTTAGTAATCGGGCTTTCTATTGCATTGAATTTGCAAAACGTTGTATCAAGTGATTTTACAAACGAGCAAATAAAAACATTACAGTGGATGATACTTGTATTGACAGTGAATTTCGCAGTAGGTTTTATTTTAAATACGTTTTCGGCCGTTTTACAAGCATACGAAAAGTTTATCTTCTTAAAGGTAGCGAATGTGCTCCGTGTTTCTTTGACACCTATAATTTCTGTCTTTTACTTGTTTTATTCGACGAATCTCATCGTGTTAACGGTGATTTTAGCTTTGGTGAATAGCGCGGTCTTAATTGTCAGTTATTTTTACTATAAAAAAGCATTGAATATTAAGATGTCTTTTGAGCGAGTGCAAAAGGACTTGAAGAAGGAAATTTTAGGCTATTCTTTCGTAATTTTTGTGGTTGCTATTGCAGATAAACTTTACTGGCAAACGGACCAAATTTTATTAGGGATTTTAAAGAACCCTGAAACTGTCGCTGTTTTTGCTTTGGCCATTCAATTTGTCAATATTTTTATGTCATTATCCATTGCGATTAATAGCGTATTTTTACCCCGAGTTACACATATTGTGAGTGCCGAAAATTACGTCAATCAGTTAAATGCTTTATTTATTAAAGTGAGTAAGTTTCAAACATTTGTAATGGGGCTCTTCTTGTCTGGCTTTGTCATCATTGGGGAAGCATTCATCGAGCTATGGGTGGGAAAAACTTTCGAGCTGACATATGTCATTGTTCTGATCTTAATGTCCACTTTCTCGTTAGACTTAATCCAAAATTTAGGCTTAGTCATTATGCAAGCAAAAGGGAAATACATATTCCGAGCGTATACATTAATCATTTGTTCGATCTTAAATGTCTTGATTTCCATTCCAATCATCAAGCTTTATGGTAGTGTAGGCACAGCCATTATTACGGCGATCTTTGTGTTTATCGGAAATGTGCTCGTGTTGAATATTTATTATCACAAAAAATTACAGCTGAATATGCTAGTATATTGGCGAAAAATCGGCAAACTCATTGCTATTATTAGTGTAGTTGCTCTATTAGGGTTTGGTTTAAAAGAGCTATTTTTAGTAGATGACTGGGGCTCATTATTTACGTATATCGTGATTTACTCCGCGCTCTATTGTGTCGTAATCTATTTTACGTATTTGTCAAAAAACGAAAAACAATGGATGCTTACTAAAGTGAAGCGCCTGAAGAATAGAGGCTAAGCTCAGAAAGGAGGCAATTCAATATGATACCTAAAAAGATTCACTATTGCTGGTTTGGCGGCAAAGAATTAGATGAAAAATCTAAAGGCTATATACAAAGCTGGAAGAAATACCTACCTGAATATGAAATCATCGAATGGAATGAAACGAGTTTTGATCTGAGTCAAAATGACTTTGTAAGAGAGGCTTATGAACAAAAAAAATATGCATTCGTTTCCGATTATGTCAGGTTATACGCGTTATATCATCACGGTGGCATATATATGGATACAGATGTAGAAGTGATAAAATCTTTCAATGATCTATTAACTAATAGGGCGTTCACAGGTGTTGAACGAGGCGACTATTGTATAACGGGCACAATGGGAGCAGAGGCATACCATCCATGGATAGAGAAATTGCTACATTACTATAATGGAAGAAAGTTCATTTTAGATAATGGTGAACTTGATTTAACGACAAACACAGTCATTATTACGAAAATCACAAAAGAGCATTATGGATGGAAAGAGGGCAATACGTATTCTGAATTAGCTGAAGGAATCGCTATTTACCCTTTTGATTACTTTTGTGCTAAAAATGGCATGACGAATGAGTATCATATTACAGACAATACATATACGGTACATCATTTTAATGGATCATGGGCGTCTAAGTCGAATAAATTATTGAAAAATTATGTTCGAATAATTAGAAGACTATTTTTCAATAAAAAATACAAAATTTAGTTAGAAAAGAGAAGGATATGAAAATACTATTTGTAGCCTCCGTATACCGTCACCTTACAGTATTCCATATCCCCTATATGCAGTATTTCCAATCGCAAGGATATGAAGTATGGGCCGCGGCAGGTATCGGAAATGAAGATAAAGAGAATTTACAGAAATTGAATATAAAATGCGTAGACATACCTTTTTCAAGAAGTCCGCTTAGTGCACAAAATATGACAGCGTACCAAGCACTCAAAAAGTTGTTCCATAGTGAACGCTTTGACTTAGTGCATGTACATACACCGATAGCTGCGTTATTATCAAGAGCGGCTTTTCGAAATGTCAAGCATGGAAAAATCGTTTATACAGCGCACGGCTTTCATTTTTATAAGGGAGCGCCGAAACAAAATTGGCTTATCTATTATACAGCCGAAAAGTTGGCCGCAAAATGGACAGATTATTTAATTACGATGAATGATGAAGATTATAAAAATGCTCAAAAATTATTGCCAGTGGAGAAAATTTCATACGTGCATGGTGTTGGCGTAGAGTTTACTACAGAAGTATTAACATCATCAGAAAAAGCTGAAATGAAGGCTCAGCTTAGTTTACCAAATGATGCCGTTGTTATTTCATGTGTTGCAGAGATGAATTCCAATAAAAATCATCAGTTTTTACTTCGGAATTGGCAACAGTTGAAGCAGGACAATCCAAACTTAGAGCTATTATTAATTGGTAATGGCGAAATGGAACATGAATTACAGACATATGTAGCAAAAGAGCAATTAGTAGGCATTCATTTTTTAGGGTATAGGCGAGATGTTCCAGAGCTGCTTCAAATTTCAGATATCGTCACATTGCTATCTCATCGCGAGGGGCTACCGAAAAGTATAATGGAAGCAATGGAGGCAAGTATTCCTTGTGTTGTAACAAATACGAGGGGGCTACGTGATTTAGTTCAAACAAATGAAAATGGCTATGTCATTGAACATGGGGACGACCAATCCCTTAAAGTAGCCTTTACAAAGCTAGCACAATCAGCGCAGCTAAGAGAGCAAATGGGGCAGCGAGCGAAACAATTAGTAGAGCCGTTTGTGTTGGACAAGGTTTTACAGGAATATAGTACGATTTATAAGAAATTGCTAAAGTAGGTGAAAGCATGACGATTCTAGTCACGGGTGGCCTAGGTTTTATAGGTAGCCATACAGTAGTAGAATTAATTGAACAAGGGGAAGATTGTTTAATCATTGATAATTTATCAAAATCTGCTATTGATGTATTAGAGCGAATCGAAACAATTGTTCATAAGAAAATTCCATTTATTCAATTAGATTTATTGGACTTAGAAAAGTTGCGAACGGTTTTTAAGGAAAACGCGATTACCGCTGTCATTCATTTTGCAGGCTTTAAATCGGTAGGTGAATCTGTTCGTAATCCACTGATGTATTATCAAAACAATTTAATGAGTACGCTCAACTTGCTCGATGTGATGAAAGAATTTGATGTGAAGAAATTGGTCTTTAGTTCTTCTGCAACGGTTTATGGCGACTTGCATACACCGCCACTAAAGGAAGATTTATCCCTTCATGCACCGAATCCATACGGTCGTACAAAATTAATGCTAGAAGAAATTTTACAGGATATCGTTGCGGCACAAGCTGGCTGGAGTTTTGCGTTAATGCGTTATTTTAATCCAATTGGCGCGCATAAAAGTGGCTTGTTAGGAGAAATGCCCTTTGGTGTGCCAAATAACTTGATGCCTCATATTTTAAAAGCAGCTAGCGGAGAAACTGCGGCATTACAAGTATTTGGTGGCGATTATGAAACCGAGGACGGTAGCTGTATCAGGGATTTTATTCATGTGATGGATTTAGCAAAGGGACATGTAAAAGCGCTAAATTATATAAAAACACTTGAAGGCTGTGAGGCGTTTAATCTTGGGACGGGGATCGGTTACTCTGTTTTTGATTTAATTCGTACTTTTGAAGATGTAAATAGCGTAAAGGTTCCATTTGACATTGTTGCACGCCGAGAAGGGGATATTGTTGCAAGTATTGCTGATATTTCCAAAGCGAGCATGCTGCTTGGATGGGATGCTCAGTATGATTTGCAGGCTATGTGTTATGATTCATGGAATTGGTATCAAAATATTTTACATAGCATGACCGAAGATTGTTAGTTTGTAAGTGTTAGCAGGAGTACATTCTTAACCACTGAAATAGGTAGTAATGGGGAGTAATTTATGAAGGTATTGATAATCGGAAAAAATGGTTATGTAGCCCAAAAATTAGTAAAAGCATGCAAGAATAATCCGCTAATTACGGATACAGTAGCAGTAAGTGTGCGTCAGGGAATAAAGGATATTGAATTTAATCATTTTGACGTATGTATCCACACAGCCGCGTTAGTTCATAAGAAGGAAAGCCATTATCAAGAAGCAGATTATTTTAAGGTGAATACAGATTTAACGATTGAAATTGCTGAAAATGCTAAGAGTCAAGGTGTAAAGCATTTTATTTTCTTAAGTACGATGGCTGTGTATGGACAACAACGAGGCGAAATTAATGGACATAGCTCGTTAAAGCCAACAACTTTTTATGGAAAGTCTAAATTGGCTGCCGAACAAGCATTACAAGCATTACAAGATGAGTATTTTTCGGTATCTATTGTTCGACCACCGATGATTTATGGACCGAATTGTCCGGGGAATTATGCCTTGCTTCGGAAATTGGCAAAGAATACGCCAATCTTTCCTTCTATTGAAAATGAACGTAGTATGTTATTTATTGATCATTTATGTGAATTTATTAATCAATTGATTTTGAGTAAAGATGCTGGCATTTTCCATCCGCAAGATGGGGCTTTTATGAATACGTCGCAAATGGTGTTAATGATTTCTAAGCACAATAATCACCGTATTTTTTTGAGTAAGATAGGTAGAGCTCTAATAACTAAAACACTTTCGAATGTCTCGTTAATGAATAAAGTCTTTGGGAATTTGACATATGCGCAAAATATTTCACAGTATAACGGGAATTCGTATCAGAAATTCAATCTAGCTGAGGCAATTGAACTTACAGAACGGCAGTGGAAGGAGGATGTCAAATGAAGCGTCTGTTAGATTTTTTCCTTTCTTTGGTTGCAATCATTATTTTTGCAATTCCGATGTTACTAGTGGCCATTTGGATCAAGCTAGATTCGAAAGGACCTATTCTATTCAAACAAAAGCGAGTTGGTTTGAATGGTGAATTATTTGAAATTTATAAGTTTCGTTCTATGTATACAGAAACACCGAATGTATCGACTGAAGCTTTAGGGGATCCTAGTGTGTATATTACGAAAGTAGGGAAATTTATACGCAAAACGAGCTTAGATGAGCTGCCCCAACTTTTTAATATCTTAAAAGGTGATATGTCGGTGGTAGGACCTCGCCCTGCACTTTATAATCAGTATGAGTTAATCGCAATGCGCGATGAGGTAAATGTCAACGCAGTGAGACCGGGATTAACAGGATATGCGCAGGTAATGGGACGTGACTTTATCTCCGACGAAGAAAAGGTTCGTTATGATCTACATTATGTAGAAAATAAGGGTATTGGTTTTGATTTGAAAATTATTTGGCTGACGTTCTTTAGTGTGTTAAAGGCTGAAGGGGTTAAATTGAAATAAATTTAGAAGATGGCTCCTTGGTAACGGTACGCCCTTCAGGAACCGAGCCGAAATGTAAGTAAATCACAATTCAAAATGAGTGGCCTTATTTAACTCGAAATATTAGGCAACATCAAACTTAAAAAATCGCTGAATGAATAAGATATTAGTAACTTTACCAAAAGCATTGTGGAATGAAAATTTCTGCAGTGCTTTTGTTTTTTTCTTTAAAGATTATAGACTTACTAGTACCGTACCCCTATATTTCCAAACTTTCATTTGAGAATATTATAAAATTACGTAGCGTAAAAAAGTTCAATTTCTAGCGATGTATCGTTAGAATCCGTATTAATTTTGCCCCTTGCAGTATTAAATTCTTTGTACGAACCGATATAAAGTGTATATACTATTTTGGAAAATTGAAGGAGCTTAAAAAATGAAGAAAATATTTATTACGGCATTATTCGTGTTACTCATAAGCTTAAACCTACACACAACAAATACATATGCCAATTCCTACGGTGTTGTAGAGGATGGCTCAAACCGCACATTTGTACCGCTACGCATGATTGCAGAAACATTTTCAGTGGCTGTCGATTGGGACAATGCCAGTAAGGTTGTGACAATCGACAATAAATACAAGCTAACGCTGGGAAGTAAGGCGATTAAAAGTGCGGGACAAGTCATTCGCCAAATGGATACACAGCCGAAGATGCTTCAAAACGCAGTGTATGTTCCTGTGCGTGAAGTCGCATTTTTATTTGATGCACCGATGAATTGGGATCAAGCGAAAAAAGAAGTTTCCTATCAGGTTGGAGCAAATACATATAAGGTTTCAGTCTATCCAGAGCAAGTTATGAGCAAGCCAAAAGTAACGGTGACAAAGAAAACAGTCAATGCTGGTGGGAAAAAACTAGCGATGAATGTGGTGTCTGTGAATTTATTAGCGCCGAATACATCATTGCATGTGGAGCTTGCGAATGACAAATTAGGTTCAGTTGGTTCGTTAGCTGCCATTGCAAAAAAGCATAATGCACAAGTTGCGATTAACGGTAATTATTTTGATGCCTATTCGAATTCTAGCTACCGTACAGTGTACAACGGTTTAGTGATGAACGGTGAGCGTGTAAAGGTATTTGATCTAAAATTCTCGGTATTTTATGTGTTAAAGGATGGCAATGTCGGCATTTTACCAGGCGATCAATTTATGAAACTATTTGCAGAGGGAAATGTACAAGAAGCGATTCAAGTAGGACCGCGTTTATTAACAAATGGCTCGGTAACGGTTGATCCGATTGCAGAAGGCTTTTCAAGTCACAAAATTTTGAGCTCACCTGGTGCGAGAAGTGCGATTGGTATTTTACCAAATCGTCAGCTTATTTTTGTAACAACAAGTGGTGCAACTGTACAACAACTTGCTTCAGCGATGAAACAATTAGGCGCAGTGGATGCGATGAATTCCGATGGTGGTGCATCAAGCGGTCTTTATGCAAACGGGAAATATATCACACCACCAGGACGCGATATTGCAGTCGGCTTACTAGTGAAATAATCGTGTATATTCGAACATGTCCCACTTTCTCTACCAATCATTTGGTAAGATAAAAACGACAACAATGATGTGAGATGAGGAAGCCTATGAAATTTTTTAAAATCATGTTGAGTGTGCTACTTTTTACTGCGCTATTGCCAAATCCGTTTGTTATGGCGCAGGAGGAAGGGCCGCAATATATAGTGACAACGACAAATGGCGTGTCACTGACAGCAAGTGCAGATGAAAAAGGGATGGTTGTCGCGAAATTATCTAAGGGTGCGCGAGTGAATTTTGTTCGCCAACAGGACAATTGGGTGAAGGTAGATTACAAAGGTAGGCTAGGCTGGGTGCCAAGTGAAACCATTGCACCGTTTACTGCAGATTTATTGTCTATTTATGCAGGCTATTATCAGCAGCTTTCAAAATTTGACCATATTATATACGCCTTAGTTGCTGATTTTACACAGGATGGTATCGAGGACCTTTATATCGTAAGTGATGCAGATCCATCAAAAGGTCAGTATGAAGAATACATATATAGCGGTGAACAACTGATTTATCAAAAGAACAGTAAAAGCGGCTTAACCATTTTAAAAAACGGTGATAACTATTACGTATATCATCATACTCAAACGAATGATGAAAAAAAGTATAAGCTTAAGCAATTAAACAGCCAAGCCAAAACCGATTATTTTGAAGTGAGTGCAGGCAAAGAAAGCTACGAAATTACTGCAAATAGTTATGTAAAGTCGTATTTTGTATTGAGTGCAGGGGATGGCTCTTTGGATGAGCAAACGTTCACCTATGAGCAAGTTGCCTCAAAGGATTATTACGGGGCAGAGCTAAAAAATGATTATGAAGAATCGATTTACTTAGAGAATTATGCGTTGTCAAAGGATGGTCAAACAACGACATTAATGGAGCAGGACTACCGTGAATTATTTTCGACCTATGAAAAATCAAAAGTAATCAAAGTAATTTACGATGATCACTATAAATCATCTGCATTGAATGAGCGCTTCCAATTTGATAGTAATCGTATAAAAAAGGAATTATTGGATTTAGCGGAGACGGTACTGCCTGAAAAGCAATTCGATTTTGAACAAACGGAGCTTGAAAAACTACAGCTAATGCTTGACCAATCTGTTTATTTAGAAATCCCTTACAAAAGTATGGTTGAGCGAAATATGTTGACGTATTTTAAAGCGGTACAGCGCGGAATAGCAAAAGGTATGACCGGCTTTGATTCAACGCAGTTACTCATAACGAACAACGAAACAGCTATTACATATGAACGAGCTTCTATCGATCAAATAATTTACGATTTTTATGGTGTGAAAATGAAGCCAGATGATTTTAACCAGTTGGCTAATGATACGGGCTACTTGATGACCGATGAAAATTATGTAGCAAACATAATAGAGGAAACTCAAGTGGAGACATACATATATCGTCAGCTTTTAGCGATAGAAACGTTAGAAAACGGCTATATTGCACTGAATTACACGGATTATGAAATGCCACATGAGATGAAGGTTTCGCCAGCAAATGAAAGCATGATTATTGCAGGTAACAAAGTCGGACAGGGGTATGTACTTTTAAAAAGACTGCCATTTAAATCAGATGTGAAGTTCGTCTATATCGATACTGTGGACTCGCTTGATTATTTAAATGTAAATCAATTCGGTGTATATGAAAATTCTTTGGATGCTATTCAGAAACTATCTGCAGAGCAAAAAGCGGGGCAAACAGAGGAAAAACAGGAAATGGAAGTAACGGAAACAGAGGAGGATGCACGAGCGCAACTTGAAGCGGAAGCCGAACCACCAATTAGTTGGTGGCTATTATTAGGGGGAGCTATGTTAGTAGTGAGTACTTTTGCATCGTCGTATTATTTTTATCGTAAACGTATTTTTAAATAAGAAGAAACAACATGTAAATAGTAGGCATATCACCATAATAAGGGGTTGATATTCCTGATAAGGTACTATAATGCTTCGGTGAGCTACGATATGTGCGCTTTTCGAAACATACGTGCGAATTTTGTGCAGATCTGTGCGAATTCACGCAAGATACGTGCGAATTTCTGGGGTTTATGT
This portion of the Solibacillus daqui genome encodes:
- a CDS encoding oligosaccharide flippase family protein; translated protein: MNQLKIGIVLNYVSVAATFIIGLLYTPFLIRTLGQADYGIYALALAIAGYLSLLDLGIGNAIVRYIAQNQAIGTKKKEAQLVGYFFKIFSYIGLATLVIGLSIALNLQNVVSSDFTNEQIKTLQWMILVLTVNFAVGFILNTFSAVLQAYEKFIFLKVANVLRVSLTPIISVFYLFYSTNLIVLTVILALVNSAVLIVSYFYYKKALNIKMSFERVQKDLKKEILGYSFVIFVVAIADKLYWQTDQILLGILKNPETVAVFALAIQFVNIFMSLSIAINSVFLPRVTHIVSAENYVNQLNALFIKVSKFQTFVMGLFLSGFVIIGEAFIELWVGKTFELTYVIVLILMSTFSLDLIQNLGLVIMQAKGKYIFRAYTLIICSILNVLISIPIIKLYGSVGTAIITAIFVFIGNVLVLNIYYHKKLQLNMLVYWRKIGKLIAIISVVALLGFGLKELFLVDDWGSLFTYIVIYSALYCVVIYFTYLSKNEKQWMLTKVKRLKNRG
- a CDS encoding polysaccharide biosynthesis protein, yielding MGYKLRYLIFFILDSCIVLSAIFISYWLLHPTLSVYYDKVIVLSALTLLVSHHIAAYIFQLYTRIWSVATVRELLIIVYAVTISVAAASILQQIINSDIYFRVMTVTWMLHIIMIGGSRFLLRLLNDRESFRHAPDSKRILIVGAGQAGTMLAKNLKNAQNQESYAVGFVDDDVNKTHLKVMGLPVWGSTKEIKRIVKAKGIDEIIIAVPSLGKKGVQSIYQECSKIDVTVKIMPKIEDVMTGKVAVNDMREVEINDLLGRDEVKLDMIAISGKLTGKVILVTGAGGSIGSEICRQVMKFQPRKLILLGHGENSIYTIHMELSGKIGKDIELVPVIADIQDRERIFEIVQHYQPDVIYHAAAHKHVPLMEYNPREAMKNNIFGTKNVAEAAHEYGVGNFVMISTDKAVNPPNVMGATKRVAEMVVQNLAKTSSTKFAAVRFGNVLGSRGSVIPLFKKQIAGGGPVTVTHQDMTRYFMTIPEASRLVLQAGTLGGNGEIFVLDMGEPVKIVDLARNLIQLSGLEDEIKIEFTGLRSGEKMFEELLNEEEIQEEHIFPGIHIGRVNVLETSSLYELLDCIKYMPEEELKATLLGVANNKLVEMSL
- a CDS encoding glycosyltransferase family 4 protein: MKILFVASVYRHLTVFHIPYMQYFQSQGYEVWAAAGIGNEDKENLQKLNIKCVDIPFSRSPLSAQNMTAYQALKKLFHSERFDLVHVHTPIAALLSRAAFRNVKHGKIVYTAHGFHFYKGAPKQNWLIYYTAEKLAAKWTDYLITMNDEDYKNAQKLLPVEKISYVHGVGVEFTTEVLTSSEKAEMKAQLSLPNDAVVISCVAEMNSNKNHQFLLRNWQQLKQDNPNLELLLIGNGEMEHELQTYVAKEQLVGIHFLGYRRDVPELLQISDIVTLLSHREGLPKSIMEAMEASIPCVVTNTRGLRDLVQTNENGYVIEHGDDQSLKVAFTKLAQSAQLREQMGQRAKQLVEPFVLDKVLQEYSTIYKKLLK
- a CDS encoding NAD-dependent epimerase/dehydratase family protein, producing MKVLIIGKNGYVAQKLVKACKNNPLITDTVAVSVRQGIKDIEFNHFDVCIHTAALVHKKESHYQEADYFKVNTDLTIEIAENAKSQGVKHFIFLSTMAVYGQQRGEINGHSSLKPTTFYGKSKLAAEQALQALQDEYFSVSIVRPPMIYGPNCPGNYALLRKLAKNTPIFPSIENERSMLFIDHLCEFINQLILSKDAGIFHPQDGAFMNTSQMVLMISKHNNHRIFLSKIGRALITKTLSNVSLMNKVFGNLTYAQNISQYNGNSYQKFNLAEAIELTERQWKEDVK
- the galE gene encoding UDP-glucose 4-epimerase GalE — protein: MTILVTGGLGFIGSHTVVELIEQGEDCLIIDNLSKSAIDVLERIETIVHKKIPFIQLDLLDLEKLRTVFKENAITAVIHFAGFKSVGESVRNPLMYYQNNLMSTLNLLDVMKEFDVKKLVFSSSATVYGDLHTPPLKEDLSLHAPNPYGRTKLMLEEILQDIVAAQAGWSFALMRYFNPIGAHKSGLLGEMPFGVPNNLMPHILKAASGETAALQVFGGDYETEDGSCIRDFIHVMDLAKGHVKALNYIKTLEGCEAFNLGTGIGYSVFDLIRTFEDVNSVKVPFDIVARREGDIVASIADISKASMLLGWDAQYDLQAMCYDSWNWYQNILHSMTEDC
- a CDS encoding glycosyltransferase family 2 protein — encoded protein: MPKISVIIPIYNKGNRLKTTIQSVLDQSYQDFELILINDGSTDNTDEIIQFYKEQYPTKINCYSQTNKGVSATRNFGMTVSKGDYISFLDADDSYHRDFLQETMAQVNEKCSDVILTKHHKQYLSNGKLIKSKMKTNSRDILKDFILGKIDANTDSWLIKKTLLNNHQICFNEALTFGEDMLFFIEVLLNAQNPSSVLKELTTYNIGVEDSLSSNSVDKIYKDIEWITLAVQYISKHCNDEARKLALVGALESYRLPAAIVYRLHLNKEAENYSEHKTALMKYINKFRFNNGLRSIKLFKAIRLL